From one Musa acuminata AAA Group cultivar baxijiao chromosome BXJ2-6, Cavendish_Baxijiao_AAA, whole genome shotgun sequence genomic stretch:
- the LOC135615313 gene encoding uroporphyrinogen decarboxylase-like — protein sequence MSCISCPISLYSPASVARNSAISSRSKSKPFAIRCTVGEYIEAPKVASVTEPLLLNAVRGEKVERPPVWLMRQAGRYMKSYQLLCEKYPSFRERSENVDLVVEISLQPWKVFRPDGVILFSDILTPLPGMNIPFDIVKGKGPVIYSPIRTADDVAQVREFVPEESVPYVGEALTILREEVKSDAAVLGFVGAPFTLASYVVEGGSSKHFTKIKRLAFSQPQVLHSLLQKFTNSMAQYIKYQADNGAQAVQIFDSWATELSPVDFEEFSLPYLKQIVVSVKKTHPDLPLILYASGSGGLLERLPSTGVDVVSLDWTVDMAEGRRRLGSDIAVQGNVDPGVLFGSTEFITKRINDTVRKAGSSKHILNLGHGIVVGTPEENVAHFFEVAKGIRY from the exons ATGTCGTGCATTAGTTGCCCGATTTCCCTTTACTCGCCAGCCTCTGTTGCTCGGAATTCGGCCATTAGTTCTCGGTCCAAATCGAAGCCCTTCGCGATCCGATGCACCGTCGGAG AGTATATAGAAGCACCAAAAGTTGCTAGTGTAACTGAACCACTCCTATTGAATGCTGTTCGTGGTGAAAAAGTTGAAAGACCCCCAGTTTGGCTTATGAGGCAAGCCGGGAGGTACATGAAG AGTTATCAGTTGCTCTGTGAAAAATATCCTTCTTTTCGTGAAAGATCAGAAAACGTTGATCTTGTGGTTGAAATCTCTCTGCAACCTTGGAAGGTTTTCAGGCCTGATGGG GTTATATTGTTTTCAGATATCCTTACCCCACTTCCTGGGATGAATATACCATTTGACATTGTTAAAGGAAAAGGTCCAGTAATATACAGTCCTATTAGAACAGCTGATGATGTAGCTCAAGTCAGAGAGTTTGTTCCTGAGGAGTCGGTTCCATATGTTGGTGAAGCATTGACAATACTCCGGGAAGAG GTTAAAAGTGATGCAGCTGTTCTGGGCTTTGTTGGAGCTCCATTCACCCTGGCATCTTATGTCGTTGAAGGTGGTTCATCTAAGCATTTCACGAAGATAAAGAGGCTGGCTTTTTCTCAACCACAG GTTCTACATTCACTGTTACAGAAATTTACAAATTCTATGGCCCAGTACATCAAGTATCAAGCTGACAATGGGGCACAAGCTGTCCAGATTTTTGATTCTTGGGCGACCGAACTAAGTCCCGTTGACTTTGAAGAATTTAGTTTGCCTTATTTGAAACAAATTGTGGTTTCAGTGAAGAAGACACACCCTGATCTACCATTGATTCTTTATGCAAGTGGTTCAGGAGGCTTGCTCGAGAGACTTCCATCGACAGGCGTCGATGTTGTCAGCTTGGACTGGACAGTAGACATGGCTGAAGGTAGGAGAAGACTGGGATCCGATATCGCAGTCCAGGGAAATGTCGACCctggtgttctttttggatcaacGGAGTTTATAACCAAGCGAATTAATGATACAGTAAGAAAGGCAGGTAGCAGCAAGCATATATTGAACCTCGGTCATGGCATTGTAGTGGGAACCCCCGAGGAAAATGTTGCACACTTTTTTGAAGTGGCAAAAGGGATCAGATACTAA